The Arachis duranensis cultivar V14167 chromosome 9, aradu.V14167.gnm2.J7QH, whole genome shotgun sequence genomic sequence GAGCCATGCCGTCTTAAAATATAGTCACTTAATCATTAGACTTCTAATTAAGAATGCATAGTGTATATTAAACAGTTCAGTTTAATAGTTgtgaattagtaaaattttaattgatgtcCGAGGACATCACATAACatcttttttcttatatttagaAAAGATACCATACTATTCGtgtgaaataataaaattttaaataagataattcTATCTAAAGATAGaaggaaaattttaaaaataaaactttcaaaaaattattgaaagaaaattgtaaCTCAAATtggtaaatatataaattttgaagttAAGTTATAAGTCTACAAAAAATTATCAGAATAGCAACTgatttagcgaccgatttttCTTGAATCATAATGTAAACTTTTTGTGCTAGCTAGAAGCAATTATATATTCGAGCCAAGAACATTTATATCTGAGTGGGGTTTATTTTCTTAGCGATTTTTTTCCCAACAATTCGAACTCAGACTTTGCTTAAAGGGAGATAGAAACCAATCTCGTTTATGTGTTATGACATTGTTCAATATTATTTTAGTCTAATAAGAATATATGTAGTTATTGATTGTGTACCAAAGATAAAATTGGAATACCACGAAtgaaatatatgaaaaatattgtaattttttttccaacGCATTTGATATGAGAATAAACAcgtacaatttaaaaaaaaataaaaaataaatttttttttacagatTTGAAATatgataatttataaaataggAAGTATAGGGAGTTTAGAATAGTAAAGGTgtatttgtgtaaatagttttaagtattttaaattagatGTTCGATTCCGTAGAAtatcagatgtttattatccgTGGTATTTGGATAGttattttgaataatattagtgtattttgtttgataaattagtaatattttacCTTTAATATTCGAACCTATTCAATAGCAAATAATTACTTCTTTTTATTGGACCAAAGAATCAACTCATTGTATATATTGTACACTTATTCCATCCTAACCAATTCTTTATAAAATGATTCTTTTTAAACTCATTTAATTTGGAACACATCCTTGATAAGAATTAATGAAGAGAGTATTAATGTAGATACATTGAATTGAGACTCTAATAAACTacattctattattattatatctgACATACATTAATGAGTTACCGCACTATACTTTACCACATATACTAATACGATTGCACCTTAATGATATATCAACTCTCAAGTTCAAACATCATTCCTGCAAACCTACAGTTGatactaataaattataattaaccgaaaaagattaaaaacaGGCGAGGCCACATAAGATAATTTTGTGAAGCACAAAAAGATACATAGTATGTATGTAGCGGAATACTAATTACTTGATGATGATATAGCTTCCTTAAGCTTTCTTTGCAGTTCAGTGTAGTCAGTCTCAGTGGTCATCACTTGTGGATCCTTCAAGTCATACATAAACATTATTATAACAACATGACACTAATTAATAACAACCCAAATTGATAATCTGAAATAACAATAGTGATAATGGTACCTCTGATCGGATAGTGTGTATGAACCTGTGATCATCAGTGGTGATTGAAGTACAATCAACAACATTAAGGCCTTGTCTAAGCACAATGTCCAAGATACCTGATAAAGGGAATGCATAGTTCCTGAAGCTATAACTACACTTAATCAGAACTCCCCCGGAAAAGGGTTCAACAATGACAAAGgtttgatgataatgatgatgatgatcatgctgtgtagaagaagaagaactactTCCACTCTTAGGTCTCAAATTAATCAACTTCACTAACTCATCCCTTTTGGCTTGCAACTTTTCCACCCTATTCTGTAAGTGTTTGATGTATTTCACCCCCTCATGCATGTGATCAGAAGTTGAACGCTTTCCCTAATGATTTTGGTCATCATCAGTAaacaatacaaataattaactgtctaaaaaatcatgtttatacttggtttcaaattttaattacttcaatttctatatatatatacagctgaaaataaaactaaagagATGAAATATTAATACATAAACAATAAAATACAATGTGTATGGTATGCATAAATAGTTAATTACCTACCTTAATATATTCAAAAGGTAGAAGAGTTCTAAAGGTGGTGCAAAGTCTTGACATTTCTTGCCTTCTTTGTTTTTCTATCTCCCTATGCATCCACTTCTTGTTCTCATCACCATCTTCTGCTCCCAAAGCATTATTATTAGGAGTCAACTCTTTTGGCtgctttccctttccctttcccttttgaTTTGGACAAGGTGGTACACTTGCACTTGCATCCACCATAGCAGGATCATATTCATATCCATGAACCAGgatctgatgatgatgatgatcttcCACGGCTGATGGTGATGTTTGGATTATAGGGAGGGATGAATAGTCAGCAGAAGATGATGAAATCTGAAAGTATAAATCATCACACGGGTTCCAAGGATTCATGTTGCGCAATCTTGATGTGATTTGGGCtcacaaattaaataaactaaaagaaGATCGAATTAGGGTTTGAGAGTTCTTGTTCTGCCATTATTATATAGGATCCTCATCAAATCCCTTATAGCATAAGATAAGAATCCATTTCACCAGCCGTATCAATGTTATAATTGCTATTTCCAttgcttttgtatttttatttataaatttataaattaatgttCTGGTGGGGCATGGTGTTAACCCCAGTTTTGTTGGGTGACTCGTGACCAatctttatatataaatatattcgGAAACACACATCAATCAATAATTGatatattcatataaaatatttaaatggaAAATTGAATTTAGAACTACTACTCTCTTGAATTGTTTACATTGGTTGCAAATTTAATTTTCTCCTTTATATTCAGCGCTGAACAGTGCCAACTGTGATATGTTAGGATCTATTTTAAAACGTGCTTTTTCACTATTCCCTTAACGGCGacttatttatatataagatttgtttgtttgtttggtcAGCATGATAGCTGTAAAGCTTATGTACAAATAGAAATTTATCATGACGACAGAATAAACGACTAAAATCGGGTTTATCATGGTAAGCAAAAATAATGTTataccctaaacaataaacggAAGAAGATAGGTTAGGGACACATGGTAttaaattcaatcgattgtgttatatttttaattaattaaattattaataaatacaatttttttagtttttagagatataatagatcaaaaatataaaaattcattGATTCATATTGtcaaaatatttatagaaatcactattaataaaagatttattttgttgttgtttttgtttttaattataaacaaacaatattaaaataaataaagactatttgataattattaaaaatcttaaaaaatatattgttaatgGACCTCTTTCATATCTTACAATGCTCAGTCAAAAGAGTAAATATTTCGATCAGTTGTTTAGCATAGGTAAACCACTATGCAAGCTGATCTCAGAATTTTGGACCTAATCAAAAGTCGGTTACATAAAAGTGCAATAAATAACAACGTTTAGATTCGGTAGAAAAgtagaagcaagaaaaagacagACTATACAATATCGCACTTATTCTCttctcaaaaaatatttcaCTGACTTGAGTGTAGGGATAGCGACCGGTCCCCATAGAGGCAGGGACATCCCCCCGGTCACCATAATCCGCCCCCTGCCTTGTCACGGGTGACAGGGACCCCGTATCAGTGACGATGAGCGGCGAAGAGGCTTTGGAGGTGACGGCGTGCTGGTGGCAGTGACGATTCTGCTGGAGTTGGAAACAACGAAGAAGACCGATTAGAAGGCTGCAATGATGATGAACGAGCATGGAGCAGGAGGCGGCGACAATAAATGAGAGGGCAGTGATTTGCAATGTGAATGAAGGAGGGAGGCGGTGACCAACGACGAAGCTTGTATGCGGCGAGATGCAGAGAACCTTGGAGTGGTTAGCGAGGTGACGAGGTGATGAGGTGGGAAGAAAACAATGGCAATGCTGTTGTTGGAGAAGAGAAGCAGCAACTAGAGGCAGAGAAAGAAGGAGGTGACTAGGTCAAGGTGAGGCTACTAGATGAGGCCGTGAGGGAGAGAATAAATCTAAAGTGAGGCTGGTAGGGTAACATTAGGNNNNNNNNNNNNNNNNNNNNNNNNNNNNNNNNNCCTCTCCCTATTTAATAGACGGGTACCCGTTTCCATCACCCACGGTGAAAAACTCTCCCCATATCTACTCTCTGGTGGGTAAATTTTCGCGAATACTTATCCTaccgaaaattttttttatccctACTTGAGTGTCAGAATCTTTTTTGCAGGCTTCATGTCCGAATCCGAGTTCTAAGAGCTACTTCCTTGCTGATTAAGAGGCTTCAAGGATTCGCAGAGTAGCACGGAGCCGATCTATAGTATGGAAGAGTATCATTGACAGAACATGACCATTTAATAGTTATGGGACAGTCGAATCCTTTACCCGTTTAATGTTGTAAGTGTAAATTAAAAAGTGCATGAAGTTAGTctcacataaaaaaaataaagaagagtgATGAGAAGTGTATAAGATGAGAAACATATTAACTTGGCACCTTAaagttttgagttggatgtggtgtcttctcatcttatgttctctcatTTGGTTCTTCTCCAAAATTTTTCGGTGGTCGAGAGCTTTCCACGGTGACCCATTAAATAGTATCAAAACCTAGTTAATCGATCTAATAGTTTAAGAAATATTCAAGATGAAGTATCAAAAGTTTTTCCCAAGCGGTGACCTATgtgtttaagattttttaataattatttttttggtctTTATGCGTGTTTCTGTTTAAACCGCTTTTTGttcactaaattattttttatattcattgtAGTTATTTAATCTGCATGCTGATGGCCCTCATATTCCTTTAGAGAAAAATATGATCTCCATCAATATTTTTACTCTATTGGTAGTGCTGTTTTAAATTTATGTGATCCTTTATCAGATGTTTTCTTAATCTCTATTTTTAGATCA encodes the following:
- the LOC107466968 gene encoding transcription factor bHLH118 — protein: MNPWNPCDDLYFQISSSSADYSSLPIIQTSPSAVEDHHHHQILVHGYEYDPAMVDASASVPPCPNQKGKGKGKQPKELTPNNNALGAEDGDENKKWMHREIEKQRRQEMSRLCTTFRTLLPFEYIKGKRSTSDHMHEGVKYIKHLQNRVEKLQAKRDELVKLINLRPKSGSSSSSSTQHDHHHHYHQTFVIVEPFSGGVLIKCSYSFRNYAFPLSGILDIVLRQGLNVVDCTSITTDDHRFIHTIRSEDPQVMTTETDYTELQRKLKEAISSSSN